One Elusimicrobiota bacterium genomic region harbors:
- the fabF gene encoding beta-ketoacyl-ACP synthase II: MKRVVITGIGCVTPLGIGSEALWQGICREKSAVRRITRFDTSALRSRIAASIEDFDPFKFMEAKIARRLDRFSQFAVACAGMALQEARLTVDQPDHAGTYVGSALGGIGHAEEEHTHLVQEGLQAVDRLIALSVFTGAGASNVSIAFGLNGPALSNANSCAAGTIAIGEAFRMIQAGQVEVMLAGGAEAPLAPLCFGAFDLIRAMSTRNDAPEQASRPFDRARDGFVMGEGAALFVLEELEHAVKRGGPIYAEILGYGVTSDAYRMTFPRPDGSQVARAIQLALKESRLEPSALDAINAHGSSTPINDKTETLALKIALGPAAREIPISATKAMHGHALGATGAMEVAISLLAMKHSHIPPTLNLENPDPECDLDYVPQKSRSKRLTHILTHSFGFGGSNAALVLRSSPISF; this comes from the coding sequence ATGAAACGCGTTGTTATTACCGGAATCGGCTGCGTCACCCCTTTGGGCATCGGCTCGGAAGCCCTGTGGCAAGGGATCTGCCGGGAAAAATCCGCTGTCCGGCGAATCACCCGCTTTGACACGTCCGCTCTCCGATCACGGATTGCCGCCTCCATCGAGGATTTTGACCCCTTCAAATTTATGGAAGCCAAGATCGCCCGGCGGCTGGACCGTTTTTCGCAGTTTGCCGTGGCCTGCGCCGGGATGGCTCTGCAGGAGGCCAGGCTCACCGTGGATCAGCCGGACCATGCAGGGACCTATGTCGGATCAGCCTTAGGCGGCATCGGCCATGCGGAAGAGGAACATACACACCTCGTCCAGGAAGGGCTTCAGGCGGTTGATCGGCTGATCGCCCTATCGGTTTTTACCGGCGCGGGCGCTTCAAACGTCTCCATCGCTTTTGGTTTAAATGGTCCCGCCCTTTCCAACGCCAACAGCTGCGCGGCAGGCACCATCGCGATCGGGGAAGCCTTCCGGATGATCCAGGCGGGTCAGGTTGAGGTCATGCTCGCCGGAGGTGCGGAGGCTCCTCTGGCACCGCTTTGTTTCGGAGCCTTTGACCTCATTCGGGCGATGTCGACCCGCAATGACGCGCCGGAACAAGCCTCCCGCCCTTTTGACCGCGCGCGGGATGGGTTTGTGATGGGAGAGGGAGCGGCTCTTTTTGTCCTGGAGGAACTGGAACATGCGGTCAAGCGAGGCGGGCCGATTTATGCGGAGATCCTGGGCTACGGCGTCACCAGCGACGCTTATCGCATGACTTTTCCGAGGCCGGACGGGTCACAAGTCGCGCGGGCTATTCAATTGGCTTTAAAAGAGTCTCGTCTCGAGCCTTCCGCGCTTGACGCGATCAATGCTCACGGCAGTTCCACGCCGATTAACGATAAAACCGAAACGCTGGCGCTGAAAATAGCTCTGGGCCCAGCCGCGCGGGAGATCCCGATCAGCGCCACCAAAGCGATGCATGGCCACGCCTTAGGGGCAACGGGAGCCATGGAGGTGGCCATCAGCCTCTTGGCGATGAAGCACAGCCATATTCCCCCCACCCTCAATCTCGAAAACCCGGATCCGGAGTGTGACCTGGATTACGTGCCGCAGAAAAGCCGTTCGAAACGCCTGACACACATCCTGACTCATTCGTTCGGATTCGGCGGCTCAAACGCCGCTCTGGTCCTGCGCTCCTCTCCAATCTCATTTTGA
- a CDS encoding SRPBCC family protein, whose amino-acid sequence MNTSNVIEITAPYGRLFRIAADVTRWPEILPHYRWVKVLQKKGNQITVEMAARHKGLPLWWRAIQRPLPEEKRILFTHIGGITKGMEVQWIFQQVGETPGGQPVWSVQIHHQFEPKWPPPGPWLAERIIGEMFVKQVAQKTLKRIKELIEVNP is encoded by the coding sequence ATGAATACCTCAAACGTCATAGAGATAACGGCACCGTATGGCCGGCTCTTCCGGATCGCCGCGGATGTCACTCGATGGCCGGAGATCCTGCCCCATTACCGCTGGGTAAAAGTGCTTCAGAAGAAGGGCAATCAAATCACGGTGGAGATGGCCGCCCGGCATAAAGGACTTCCGCTGTGGTGGCGCGCGATCCAGCGTCCCCTGCCGGAGGAAAAGCGAATCCTTTTTACGCACATCGGCGGGATTACCAAAGGGATGGAGGTTCAGTGGATCTTCCAACAAGTGGGTGAAACCCCTGGCGGACAGCCGGTCTGGTCCGTTCAAATCCATCATCAATTTGAGCCGAAGTGGCCGCCTCCAGGCCCCTGGCTGGCGGAACGGATCATCGGAGAGATGTTCGTTAAACAAGTCGCGCAGAAAACGTTAAAACGCATCAAAGAACTTATTGAGGTTAACCCATGA
- a CDS encoding FAD-dependent oxidoreductase — MTGTPDIIVIGGGPAGSSSAIRLAQAGFQVCLFEKDHFPRPKLCGGFLSPETLPELEALGVLELIQKAGAWPIRHIVVSSPSGKRAEAELPGMGLSLARETLDSLLLQRAKSVGVWVEEHHDGLNAPDSSIWTVVATGRMTPPIGNGPAYYGLQAIFENIPSVTQQVELDLIPGGYVGLARQDTTRVNVCALTTQNAIKTLGPALDNVLSHWMRQNPILHRHLAQAHRITSWQAVGPVVMGLRRLTDGRRLFVGDAAFVIDPFLGEGIAMSLYGSRLLAEAFTQSKRPVDEAYAAAWHDRFDRPLPIHRVLRSVLDNRFSQNLLVSGLRMFPPALRWLAARTRLKTSDSLVPAL; from the coding sequence ATGACCGGCACACCTGACATCATCGTGATCGGCGGCGGACCCGCCGGATCCTCCAGCGCGATCCGGCTGGCACAGGCCGGCTTTCAGGTCTGTCTCTTCGAAAAAGACCATTTCCCCCGCCCGAAACTCTGCGGCGGTTTTCTGAGTCCGGAAACCCTTCCGGAACTGGAGGCACTGGGCGTTTTGGAGCTGATTCAAAAAGCCGGCGCCTGGCCGATCCGGCATATCGTTGTCAGCTCGCCATCCGGTAAACGCGCGGAAGCGGAATTGCCCGGAATGGGGCTGTCTCTGGCACGCGAAACGTTGGATTCCCTTTTACTGCAGCGGGCAAAATCGGTCGGTGTTTGGGTAGAAGAACACCACGATGGCCTCAACGCACCGGATTCGTCGATCTGGACCGTTGTCGCTACCGGCCGCATGACCCCTCCTATCGGCAACGGCCCGGCCTATTACGGCCTTCAGGCGATCTTTGAGAATATTCCGTCCGTGACCCAGCAGGTCGAACTGGACCTGATCCCCGGCGGGTATGTGGGTTTGGCGCGGCAAGACACGACGCGCGTCAATGTCTGTGCGTTGACGACTCAAAACGCCATCAAAACACTCGGTCCCGCCCTCGATAACGTCCTGAGTCACTGGATGCGTCAGAACCCGATCCTCCATCGGCATCTCGCCCAGGCGCACCGGATCACATCCTGGCAGGCGGTGGGTCCGGTCGTGATGGGGCTGCGCCGCCTCACCGACGGCCGGCGGCTGTTTGTCGGAGACGCCGCCTTTGTGATCGATCCTTTCCTTGGGGAAGGTATCGCCATGAGCCTCTATGGATCCCGGCTTCTGGCGGAGGCCTTTACGCAATCCAAGCGCCCGGTTGACGAAGCTTACGCCGCGGCCTGGCATGATCGTTTTGACCGGCCCTTGCCGATCCACCGCGTGCTGAGGTCGGTTCTCGACAATCGTTTCAGTCAGAACCTGCTGGTCTCGGGCCTTCGGATGTTTCCACCGGCCCTCCGGTGGCTGGCGGCACGAACACGATTAAAAACATCCGACTCTCTGGTACCGGCCTTATGA
- a CDS encoding methyltransferase domain-containing protein, which translates to MSFVFKERSREPERMDLEPLDAAATTRILTALERVNEWLGGVQATLARLRRFSHRWQPGERLRFIDWGTGGADMPRAIVRWCRRKGFRAEILGIDVNEAVLTYARQACRDYPEITLVHSDLNTFIPSGEPFDYALSSLCLHHLSDPEIVALLKRSDRLTRRGLIMNDLERSGRAWAWIWTLTRLLRAHPIVQNDGPLSVKRAFTRAELEGFAREAGLSYVKVETHFGYRLTLAGEKNDRHT; encoded by the coding sequence ATGAGCTTCGTTTTTAAGGAGCGGTCCCGGGAACCGGAACGGATGGACCTGGAACCGCTGGATGCGGCGGCCACCACCCGCATTCTCACCGCCTTGGAGCGCGTGAACGAATGGCTGGGCGGCGTGCAGGCCACGCTGGCGCGGCTCCGGCGTTTTTCTCATCGATGGCAGCCGGGGGAACGCCTCCGCTTCATCGACTGGGGAACCGGCGGCGCGGATATGCCGCGCGCCATCGTGCGGTGGTGCCGGCGAAAGGGCTTTCGAGCCGAGATTTTGGGGATCGACGTCAATGAGGCGGTCCTGACCTACGCCCGCCAGGCGTGCCGTGACTATCCGGAAATTACGCTTGTTCACTCGGATTTAAACACCTTCATCCCTTCCGGCGAACCGTTTGATTATGCCCTGTCATCGTTGTGTCTCCATCATTTGTCTGACCCAGAAATCGTTGCGCTGCTCAAACGCAGTGACCGTTTGACCCGGCGCGGTCTTATCATGAATGATCTCGAACGGAGCGGAAGGGCCTGGGCGTGGATATGGACATTGACGCGGCTGCTCCGCGCGCATCCGATCGTGCAGAACGATGGACCGCTGTCGGTGAAACGCGCCTTTACCCGGGCCGAACTGGAAGGCTTTGCACGTGAAGCAGGCCTTTCTTACGTAAAGGTTGAAACGCATTTCGGTTACCGCCTGACGCTCGCGGGTGAAAAAAATGACCGGCACACCTGA
- the polX gene encoding DNA polymerase/3'-5' exonuclease PolX, with amino-acid sequence MDKAGVASILEEIAVLLELKGENPFKIRAYQNAARLLPSLSEDLAALVKENRLVDVPGIGEALAEKIAHLVTTGKLPYYEELRESVHPGLLELTRLQGVGPKKAVLLYEKLGVKNLPTLKKACLEGKVAKLKGFGETTQANILKSIHFLAEHAAEHLLDDARALADEIIGRLRKLPHVKQIAFCGSLRRHKETVHDVDILVSSDKPAGPIMETFVKLPGVVRVLGEGDTKASVLFHNGIQVDLRVVKEDEYPFALHYFTGSKEHNIVMRQRAQARHLKLSEYGLFRKGNKRVPCRDEAELYAKLGLSFIPPELREDRGEFEAAEKGLLPKLLETKDLRGIFHVHSNWSDGTVELEEMIQAAQEMGFEYVGISDHSQAASYAGGLTLERLRQQRQAIERLQKRFKIHIFWGTECDVLKDGRLDYPDDVLKDFDFVIASVHSLYTMPEAEMTARIVQALQNKFVTILGHLTGRLLLRRQPYAVNVEEVLKAAGREGVAVEINTLADRLDIDWRWIPRARELGCRFSIDPDAHAKEDLHGYVRGVGIARKGWLTKEDVITTLPLEQIKTYLKKRR; translated from the coding sequence ATGGATAAAGCCGGAGTCGCTTCCATCCTTGAGGAAATCGCCGTTCTGCTGGAGTTGAAGGGAGAAAATCCCTTCAAAATCCGAGCCTACCAGAATGCGGCGCGGCTTCTGCCGAGTCTTTCCGAAGACCTCGCTGCCCTCGTCAAAGAAAACCGTCTGGTGGATGTTCCCGGCATCGGCGAGGCTCTCGCCGAGAAGATCGCCCACCTGGTCACCACCGGAAAACTGCCTTACTACGAAGAGTTGCGTGAAAGCGTCCATCCTGGTCTTCTGGAGTTGACGCGACTCCAGGGTGTGGGGCCGAAGAAAGCGGTGCTTCTTTATGAGAAACTGGGAGTCAAGAATCTCCCGACGTTGAAGAAAGCCTGCCTGGAGGGGAAGGTCGCCAAGCTCAAAGGGTTTGGCGAAACCACGCAGGCCAATATTTTGAAAAGTATCCACTTTCTGGCGGAGCATGCCGCCGAGCATCTCCTCGACGATGCTCGCGCCCTGGCCGACGAGATAATCGGCCGGCTGAGAAAACTTCCCCACGTCAAACAGATCGCTTTCTGCGGGAGTCTACGCCGCCACAAGGAAACCGTCCACGATGTGGATATTCTGGTGTCGAGTGACAAGCCCGCCGGCCCGATTATGGAAACGTTCGTCAAATTACCGGGGGTCGTCCGGGTGCTTGGCGAGGGGGACACCAAAGCGAGTGTTCTTTTTCACAACGGCATCCAGGTGGATCTCCGGGTGGTCAAAGAGGACGAGTATCCGTTTGCGCTTCATTACTTCACCGGCAGTAAAGAACACAATATTGTCATGCGTCAGCGTGCTCAGGCGCGGCATTTGAAGCTTTCCGAGTACGGTCTTTTCCGGAAGGGAAATAAACGCGTGCCTTGCCGTGATGAGGCGGAGCTGTATGCCAAACTGGGGCTGTCCTTCATTCCGCCGGAGCTTCGCGAGGACCGCGGGGAGTTCGAGGCGGCGGAGAAGGGTCTTCTGCCGAAGCTTCTCGAGACCAAGGATCTCCGGGGTATCTTTCATGTTCACAGCAACTGGAGCGACGGCACGGTGGAGCTGGAGGAAATGATCCAGGCAGCGCAGGAGATGGGTTTTGAGTACGTCGGGATTTCGGATCATTCCCAGGCGGCTTCCTATGCCGGCGGGCTGACTCTCGAGCGTCTGCGTCAGCAGCGTCAGGCGATTGAGCGCTTACAAAAACGCTTCAAGATTCATATTTTCTGGGGGACGGAGTGTGATGTCCTGAAAGACGGCCGGCTGGATTACCCGGATGACGTCCTTAAGGATTTTGATTTTGTGATCGCCTCGGTGCATTCGCTCTATACGATGCCGGAAGCGGAGATGACCGCGCGTATCGTCCAGGCGCTCCAGAATAAGTTCGTGACGATCCTGGGGCATTTGACAGGCCGGCTCCTGCTCCGGCGCCAGCCTTACGCGGTGAACGTCGAGGAAGTGCTGAAGGCCGCGGGCCGGGAAGGCGTGGCGGTCGAAATCAATACGCTGGCCGACCGGCTGGACATCGACTGGCGCTGGATTCCCCGCGCCAGGGAACTCGGCTGCCGGTTTTCGATTGATCCGGATGCGCACGCGAAAGAAGACCTTCATGGGTATGTTCGGGGTGTCGGGATCGCGCGCAAAGGCTGGCTGACGAAAGAGGATGTTATTACTACGCTGCCGTTGGAGCAGATAAAAACATATCTGAAAAAACGTCGGTAG
- the nth gene encoding endonuclease III has protein sequence MVQKAKNILRLLRKQWPVTRCELLHKNPLELMVGVILSAQSTDQRVNSVTRGLFRKYHTAAGFAASNPAVFEKEIRSTGFFRSKTRSIRSACRVLVERFKGKVPKTMDELLDVPGIGRKSANVLLGAAYGIASGVVVDTHMIRLSHRLGLSKQEDPVKIEMDLNKLIPSSQWIFFSQAMVLHGRYICIARRPRCWECELINVCPYSDKVLSPDKDEATPPRTTISGLPVHVRK, from the coding sequence GTGGTCCAAAAGGCAAAAAATATCCTGCGCCTGCTGCGGAAGCAGTGGCCGGTGACGCGCTGCGAGTTGCTCCACAAGAACCCGCTGGAGCTGATGGTTGGGGTCATTTTGTCCGCCCAATCAACGGATCAACGCGTCAACTCGGTTACCCGGGGGCTTTTCCGAAAGTACCATACCGCCGCCGGCTTTGCGGCGTCCAACCCGGCTGTTTTCGAGAAGGAAATCCGCAGTACCGGATTTTTCCGCAGCAAGACGAGAAGCATCCGGTCCGCGTGCCGGGTTCTGGTGGAGCGGTTCAAAGGGAAAGTGCCGAAAACCATGGACGAGTTATTGGACGTGCCCGGCATTGGCCGTAAAAGCGCCAATGTGCTTCTCGGGGCCGCCTATGGCATCGCTTCCGGGGTTGTCGTTGACACGCACATGATCCGGCTCTCTCACCGGCTGGGATTATCGAAGCAGGAAGACCCGGTTAAAATCGAGATGGATTTGAACAAATTAATCCCGTCGTCCCAGTGGATCTTTTTCTCGCAGGCCATGGTGCTTCACGGCCGCTACATCTGCATCGCGCGCCGGCCGCGTTGCTGGGAATGTGAACTGATTAACGTGTGCCCTTATTCGGACAAAGTGCTTTCCCCGGACAAAGACGAAGCCACTCCTCCCCGAACAACCATCAGCGGACTTCCTGTCCACGTGCGGAAATGA
- a CDS encoding SAM-dependent methyltransferase, which produces MTRLSFAEYMDQTLYGPQGYYASGAAASGRAGDYFTAPDVSPVFGRLLAAIWMRWANEFAARPFHLVEMGAGEGHLARAIGAAIQKDHREQLGRLNYIAVERSPTRCRSLELLESSMPCPFRVLPDLSSLKASPLTGCFFANELIDAFPVHRVRNHQGRLQEAYVEQTASGKRLVWTDPSTSCLEAYFARIGIRLSPTRHPPQLLAGDLSSHGMMDSRPETAGNDGVRVEESWLPEGYETEINLAMGEWIRSVAASLSSGLVALIDYGRPAHEYYHPERSRGTLRGFIRHAVRSDVLSDEIMDMTADVDFTSLALDAQEAGLCPLAYMDMGSFLMTSARFLWENRLSFPAGSGGESIPNAKMDLLPVTAGDDGVGREWAGLRYLVHPEGLGSAFQVLVLGKGLDPRDWLFEGNRLSRLGLTNHD; this is translated from the coding sequence ATGACCCGGCTCTCCTTTGCGGAATATATGGACCAGACGCTTTACGGGCCGCAGGGGTATTACGCTTCCGGTGCGGCGGCCAGCGGCCGGGCCGGGGATTACTTTACAGCTCCGGATGTGAGCCCGGTGTTTGGCCGGTTGCTCGCCGCCATCTGGATGCGGTGGGCGAATGAGTTTGCCGCGCGGCCCTTTCACCTCGTCGAGATGGGAGCCGGCGAAGGCCATCTGGCCCGCGCGATCGGAGCGGCGATCCAAAAAGACCACCGCGAGCAACTCGGTAGATTGAACTATATCGCTGTTGAGCGCAGCCCGACCCGATGTCGTTCCCTGGAATTGCTCGAGTCGTCCATGCCCTGTCCCTTCCGGGTCCTGCCAGATCTGTCTTCCCTGAAGGCTTCTCCTCTGACCGGATGTTTTTTCGCCAACGAATTGATTGATGCGTTTCCCGTGCACCGGGTGCGTAACCATCAAGGGCGACTCCAGGAAGCGTATGTGGAACAAACCGCTAGCGGAAAGAGGCTAGTGTGGACCGATCCCTCGACCTCATGTCTAGAAGCTTATTTCGCTCGAATTGGAATCCGGTTATCCCCAACTCGTCATCCCCCGCAGTTGTTGGCGGGGGATCTATCGTCACACGGCATGATGGATTCCCGGCCAGAGACCGCCGGGAATGACGGGGTAAGGGTTGAAGAATCGTGGTTGCCGGAAGGATATGAGACGGAAATCAATCTGGCGATGGGAGAGTGGATCCGGAGTGTGGCGGCCTCGCTCTCCTCGGGGCTGGTGGCCCTTATCGACTATGGCCGTCCGGCGCACGAGTATTATCACCCGGAGCGCTCCCGTGGCACCTTGCGGGGATTCATCCGTCATGCGGTGCGAAGTGATGTCTTGTCGGATGAGATCATGGACATGACCGCGGATGTCGATTTTACGAGTCTGGCGCTCGACGCGCAGGAAGCGGGATTGTGTCCTCTTGCGTACATGGATATGGGCTCTTTTTTGATGACGAGCGCGCGTTTTTTGTGGGAAAACAGATTGTCATTCCCCGCGGGTTCTGGCGGGGAATCTATACCTAACGCCAAGATGGATCTCCTGCCAGTGACCGCAGGGGATGACGGAGTTGGTCGGGAGTGGGCCGGTTTGCGCTACCTGGTCCATCCGGAGGGCCTGGGGAGCGCTTTTCAGGTTCTCGTGCTCGGCAAAGGACTCGATCCGCGGGATTGGCTTTTTGAAGGCAACCGGTTGAGTCGTCTGGGATTAACAAACCATGATTGA
- a CDS encoding HAD-IA family hydrolase, producing the protein MIEIDALIFDLDGTLIDSAADLIDSVRTFQQRHGLPPGSESLITSFVGDGVVALVQRAVPGLHGEKLRQGVDYFKRYYRRHCLDKTRLYPGVKDVLGHFRDKKLAVITNKPMRATQHILEGLGILSRFQVVLGGDSLPTKKPDPEPIRYALMKMHVRDSHRAVVVGDSINDILAGRRAGCCTCGVISCFGNPDQMRQAKPDKVVLNTLELMRIFN; encoded by the coding sequence ATGATTGAAATCGACGCTTTGATTTTCGATCTCGACGGCACGCTGATCGATTCCGCGGCGGATCTGATCGATTCCGTGCGCACCTTTCAGCAGCGCCACGGTCTGCCGCCCGGTTCGGAGTCCCTGATCACCTCGTTTGTCGGCGACGGAGTCGTGGCGCTGGTCCAGCGGGCGGTGCCCGGACTGCACGGAGAGAAACTTCGTCAGGGAGTCGATTATTTTAAACGGTATTACCGCCGGCATTGTCTGGATAAAACTCGTCTTTATCCCGGAGTCAAGGATGTTCTGGGCCACTTCCGCGACAAAAAATTGGCGGTGATTACGAATAAACCGATGCGTGCCACTCAGCATATTCTCGAAGGATTGGGGATCCTCTCCCGTTTTCAAGTCGTTCTCGGCGGCGATTCGTTGCCGACCAAGAAACCTGACCCGGAACCCATCCGTTATGCGTTGATGAAGATGCATGTTCGTGATTCGCATCGGGCTGTTGTTGTTGGAGACAGCATCAACGATATTCTGGCAGGACGAAGAGCGGGTTGTTGTACCTGCGGGGTTATCTCATGCTTCGGGAATCCAGATCAGATGAGACAGGCCAAGCCCGATAAGGTCGTTCTCAACACGCTTGAATTGATGCGTATTTTCAACTAA
- a CDS encoding type IX secretion system membrane protein PorP/SprF, whose product MAPQPLPHPVALSRRLRVHARWFVLTLTSLLIICLSLSTVFASFEELPTGGRAAGLGNAFTGIADDVYSIYYNPAGLVQLHRSEFTAYYSKLYAGLSDGSSIGRSFVAYAHPMKTRGTFGISYLSLSLADLYSESTVALSYAHALGMKWNLGGNLKFLRKSFGSDTYTQNAINSDTGAPLGGADPLFAQNGSSKSGMAVDLGAQYRLSRIYGIGITILNMNSPNMALSSDDSDPVSAVYKVGLARRTKTSAVDAEFSMQKFTQEEFRLNIGGERWFGNGLGVRGGLGFGQRGYQLTSIGFAYRWESLQVDYALIYPLSGIKGTFGTHQVSMTFRFGRRS is encoded by the coding sequence GTGGCTCCACAACCTCTACCTCATCCGGTTGCCCTCTCCCGCCGATTACGCGTTCACGCGCGATGGTTTGTTTTAACCCTCACCAGCCTCCTGATCATCTGTCTCTCTCTCTCAACCGTCTTCGCCTCGTTTGAAGAGTTGCCCACCGGTGGCCGCGCCGCCGGTCTAGGGAATGCGTTTACCGGTATTGCCGATGACGTCTATTCGATTTACTACAACCCGGCCGGCCTAGTCCAACTGCATCGCTCGGAATTCACCGCCTACTACTCGAAACTGTACGCGGGGTTATCGGATGGATCCTCCATCGGCCGTTCGTTTGTGGCTTACGCCCATCCGATGAAGACCAGAGGGACGTTCGGGATCAGCTACTTGTCCTTGTCCCTGGCGGACCTGTATTCGGAAAGTACCGTGGCCCTCAGCTACGCCCATGCGCTCGGCATGAAATGGAACCTGGGCGGAAACCTAAAGTTCTTGCGGAAATCCTTCGGATCAGATACGTATACCCAGAATGCCATTAATTCGGATACGGGGGCTCCCTTGGGAGGGGCCGATCCCCTCTTCGCGCAGAACGGCAGTTCGAAATCCGGGATGGCGGTTGATCTGGGCGCGCAATACCGGCTCTCGCGCATTTACGGCATCGGGATTACGATCTTGAACATGAATTCGCCCAACATGGCGTTGTCCTCCGACGATTCAGATCCGGTCAGCGCCGTCTACAAAGTGGGGCTGGCCCGCCGGACCAAAACCTCTGCCGTCGACGCTGAGTTCTCGATGCAGAAGTTCACCCAGGAGGAGTTCCGTTTGAATATCGGAGGGGAGCGCTGGTTCGGCAACGGGCTGGGGGTTCGGGGCGGACTGGGATTTGGACAGCGGGGTTACCAGCTGACATCGATTGGTTTTGCCTACCGCTGGGAAAGCCTTCAAGTGGATTACGCGTTGATTTATCCGCTGAGCGGAATCAAAGGCACCTTCGGAACGCATCAGGTATCCATGACATTCCGGTTTGGAAGGAGAAGTTGA
- a CDS encoding tetratricopeptide repeat protein, producing the protein MKHLNDFRWICGSMVLSLVLLSGVLGPVPVGAWSWDEDEIAAQDDLAVQLEGYHKRVESGISLQERIVLLDRLIKLYKIRGRDTRFLEDERAQVLADDQALQSVSAISREKSQALYQQGLEQARLGNYKQAQTAFLEAERLNSNDKIIAEMRQKVDAVATILPQAPTEPNSGDLVKRGVMQYLQNDPAKALNFLMYAQQKNPQDQDIPELVDMVKKSAPESMEILDTRLNLIDQKLQKALEKIYSGEYLVAAKECQEVLDLEPDNALALTRLGSVYYAMGQVKQARVYWQQAFALDPKNDVLKSFLQQSTTETDRAPAQALTYKVEKGDTLMIIAEKIYKNRSVWRKIYDANRAYMKNPYQLVVGQVLVLPPGVTQQLQR; encoded by the coding sequence ATGAAACACCTAAACGATTTTCGATGGATTTGTGGATCGATGGTCTTGAGCCTGGTGCTCCTGTCGGGGGTCCTGGGCCCGGTTCCGGTTGGGGCGTGGAGTTGGGACGAAGACGAGATCGCGGCCCAGGATGATCTCGCCGTTCAGCTGGAGGGCTATCACAAGCGCGTGGAAAGCGGGATCTCGCTCCAGGAGCGCATCGTTCTGCTGGATCGCCTGATCAAGCTCTATAAAATCCGGGGACGCGATACGAGGTTTCTCGAAGACGAGCGGGCGCAGGTGCTGGCGGATGACCAGGCGCTGCAGTCGGTGAGCGCGATCTCGCGCGAGAAATCACAGGCCCTCTACCAGCAGGGGTTGGAGCAGGCCCGTCTGGGGAATTACAAGCAGGCGCAGACCGCGTTCCTCGAAGCCGAACGCCTCAATTCGAACGACAAGATCATCGCCGAGATGCGTCAAAAAGTGGATGCGGTGGCCACCATTTTGCCTCAGGCGCCGACGGAACCGAACTCCGGCGATCTGGTCAAACGCGGAGTCATGCAGTATCTGCAGAACGATCCCGCCAAAGCCCTCAATTTCCTGATGTATGCGCAACAGAAGAACCCCCAGGACCAGGACATCCCGGAACTGGTGGACATGGTGAAAAAGTCCGCGCCGGAATCCATGGAAATTCTGGATACGCGTTTAAATCTGATCGACCAGAAACTTCAAAAAGCGCTTGAAAAAATATACTCCGGAGAATACCTGGTGGCCGCCAAAGAATGTCAAGAAGTGTTAGATCTGGAGCCGGACAATGCGCTGGCGCTGACCCGGTTGGGATCGGTGTATTACGCGATGGGACAGGTGAAACAAGCCCGTGTGTATTGGCAGCAGGCCTTCGCTCTGGACCCGAAAAACGATGTGCTCAAGAGTTTCCTGCAGCAATCCACGACGGAAACAGACCGGGCGCCGGCCCAGGCGTTGACGTATAAGGTCGAAAAGGGCGATACGCTGATGATTATCGCTGAAAAGATCTACAAAAACCGCAGCGTGTGGCGAAAAATCTATGACGCCAACCGCGCGTATATGAAGAATCCGTATCAACTGGTCGTCGGTCAGGTGCTGGTGTTGCCGCCGGGAGTCACGCAGCAGTTGCAGCGGTAA